From Corynebacterium frankenforstense DSM 45800, the proteins below share one genomic window:
- a CDS encoding phosphoribosyltransferase produces the protein MAEERENLTYERFGTAVRELARQVLDEYQPDVILSIARGGLLIGGALGYAMDIKNVSVINVEFYTGVNERLEQPVMLPPTPKAVDLTGMKVLIADDVADTGETLRLVQEFCAATVVESRTAVIYKKPHSVIEPDFVWKETDQWINFPWSVLPPVTSDVEKP, from the coding sequence ATGGCTGAAGAGCGCGAGAATCTGACCTACGAACGATTCGGGACCGCGGTGCGCGAACTCGCCCGCCAGGTGCTCGACGAGTACCAACCCGACGTCATCCTCTCCATCGCCCGCGGTGGCCTGCTCATCGGCGGCGCCCTCGGCTACGCGATGGACATCAAGAACGTCTCGGTGATCAACGTCGAGTTCTACACCGGTGTCAACGAGCGCCTCGAGCAGCCCGTGATGCTCCCCCCGACGCCGAAGGCCGTGGACCTGACGGGCATGAAGGTGCTCATCGCCGACGACGTCGCCGACACCGGCGAGACGCTGCGCCTGGTCCAGGAGTTCTGCGCGGCCACCGTCGTCGAGTCGCGCACCGCGGTCATCTACAAGAAGCCCCACTCGGTCATCGAGCCGGACTTCGTGTGGAAGGAGACCGACCAGTGGATCAACTTCCCCTGGTCGGTCCTGCCGCCGGTCACCTCGGACGTCGAGAAGCCGTAG
- a CDS encoding NAD(P)/FAD-dependent oxidoreductase codes for MTDVSQLKDSYPHVIVGGGEAADAAVRAILDAAPETEVLVVNGSQHPPVGRPALSKTLWMDPDKELTDVYLGTERTGATVVNDAHATALDPERHTVTVEGREISYGRLLLATGSRARRLPDQPESPRVLTLRETEDFVALRPLISEGTEVAVVGGGYIGSELAAGLSNVGARVTLCFPDEKLLAHMLPDSIATHVSEVYGGKGITLESGFRAGSVDVADPERPTVVAEDGRKVIADVVVLALGADPAVELAEDAGLATAEGGVRVDATMATSAVDVWAAGDIAAFPDALFGRRRVEHVVNAGGTGKTAGANMAGAHTEYTDTPMFFSDLFDDGYEAVGLLDTGLETREFWNDDHTAAVIYYLDGHEVRGVLNWNTWDSVGTALETIADSQAGKIGPADLEGRITPGA; via the coding sequence ATGACCGATGTCTCACAGCTGAAGGACTCCTACCCGCACGTCATCGTCGGCGGGGGTGAGGCGGCCGACGCCGCCGTCCGCGCCATCCTCGACGCCGCCCCCGAGACCGAGGTGCTCGTCGTCAACGGCTCGCAGCACCCGCCGGTGGGCCGCCCCGCGCTCTCGAAGACGCTCTGGATGGACCCCGACAAGGAACTCACCGACGTCTACCTGGGCACCGAGCGCACGGGCGCGACCGTCGTCAATGACGCCCACGCGACCGCGCTGGACCCGGAGCGCCACACCGTCACCGTCGAGGGCCGCGAGATCTCCTACGGCCGTCTCCTGCTGGCCACGGGCTCGCGGGCGCGCCGGCTGCCGGACCAGCCCGAGAGCCCGCGCGTGCTCACGCTGCGCGAGACCGAGGACTTCGTCGCCCTGCGCCCGCTGATCTCCGAGGGCACCGAGGTCGCCGTCGTCGGCGGCGGCTACATCGGCTCCGAGCTCGCCGCGGGGCTGAGCAACGTCGGCGCGCGGGTCACGCTCTGCTTCCCGGACGAGAAGCTGCTCGCGCACATGCTGCCCGACTCTATCGCCACCCACGTCTCCGAGGTCTACGGCGGCAAGGGGATCACCCTCGAGTCCGGCTTCCGCGCCGGGAGCGTCGACGTCGCCGACCCGGAGCGCCCGACCGTCGTCGCCGAGGACGGACGCAAGGTGATTGCCGACGTCGTGGTGCTCGCCCTGGGTGCGGACCCCGCCGTCGAGCTGGCGGAGGACGCCGGCCTGGCGACCGCCGAGGGCGGCGTGCGCGTGGACGCGACCATGGCGACCAGCGCCGTCGACGTCTGGGCGGCCGGCGACATCGCCGCCTTCCCGGACGCGCTCTTCGGGCGCCGCCGCGTCGAGCACGTGGTCAACGCCGGCGGCACCGGGAAGACGGCCGGGGCGAACATGGCCGGCGCGCACACCGAGTACACGGACACCCCGATGTTCTTCTCGGACCTCTTCGACGACGGCTACGAGGCCGTCGGCCTGCTCGACACCGGGCTGGAGACCCGGGAGTTCTGGAACGACGACCACACCGCCGCCGTGATCTACTACCTCGACGGCCACGAGGTGCGCGGCGTGCTCAACTGGAACACCTGGGACTCCGTGGGCACGGCGCTCGAGACCATCGCCGACTCGCAGGCCGGAAAGATCGGCCCGGCGGACCTCGAGGGCCGCATCACGCCGGGCGCTTAG
- a CDS encoding ATP-binding cassette domain-containing protein, translated as MHDILTFGWLLVGVITARVTALGGVVLAGASIIDHGADATRVTVAVGVLALAVALAVLEQILPDRLRAAQERRWRTELAAANLEVDRDDDADLIQAATESAEKASVYTVTYLGPLVAAGLAPLCVLLLIGLGLSWPVAGLLLLTTLMVPVLVAWAVRGLKGAGAGYGRASGMLAGAFLAGVRSLRSALILNATPQRRAQIAGLAERMRSKVIGLLYRNQVMILVTDGAFGLATMTVAAAAGLFLLHTGAFSPAQALACVLLARLVIAPVNDMGRTFYTGASGKAALRKIRALLGTASRPEIADVPQLTAAPSVTVRDLRVERGERPVLGVSDLQVPAGSHLAVVGPSGAGKSTLLLALGGLLPAEGEVLVDGRAVSRDELAAVCCYVPQRPVLFTGTLAENLDLAGHGYPPSHLREVADAVGLNFDLDRPISERRGLSGGETARVAIARGLLQGAGILLLDEPTANLDRDTAAAVRATARSTGATIIEVTHRVAETEDVDAVVAVVDGELTDPAAFLDAARTSEEALR; from the coding sequence GTGCACGACATTCTAACTTTCGGATGGCTCCTCGTCGGAGTCATCACCGCCCGCGTCACCGCGCTCGGCGGCGTGGTCCTCGCCGGCGCGTCGATCATCGACCACGGCGCCGACGCGACCCGCGTGACCGTCGCCGTCGGCGTCCTGGCGCTGGCCGTCGCACTGGCCGTCCTCGAGCAGATCCTCCCGGACCGGCTGCGCGCCGCGCAGGAACGACGCTGGCGCACCGAGCTCGCCGCCGCCAACCTCGAGGTCGACCGCGACGACGACGCAGACCTCATCCAGGCGGCCACCGAGTCCGCCGAGAAGGCCTCCGTCTACACGGTCACGTACCTCGGCCCGCTCGTCGCCGCCGGCCTCGCGCCCCTGTGCGTCCTCCTCCTCATCGGCCTCGGTCTCTCGTGGCCCGTCGCCGGTTTGTTGCTCCTCACTACATTGATGGTGCCGGTTCTGGTCGCGTGGGCCGTGCGCGGTCTCAAGGGCGCCGGCGCCGGTTACGGGCGGGCCTCGGGGATGCTCGCCGGCGCGTTCCTCGCGGGTGTCCGCAGTCTGCGCAGCGCGCTGATCCTGAACGCTACCCCGCAGCGCCGCGCCCAGATCGCCGGTCTCGCCGAGCGCATGCGCAGCAAGGTCATCGGCCTGCTCTACCGCAACCAGGTCATGATCCTCGTCACCGACGGTGCATTCGGCCTGGCCACGATGACCGTCGCCGCGGCCGCGGGACTCTTCCTGCTGCACACGGGCGCCTTCTCCCCCGCCCAGGCGCTCGCCTGCGTGCTGCTCGCGCGCCTGGTCATCGCCCCCGTCAACGACATGGGCCGCACCTTCTACACCGGCGCGTCCGGCAAGGCCGCGCTGAGGAAGATCCGGGCGCTGCTCGGCACCGCCTCCCGGCCCGAGATTGCCGACGTCCCGCAGCTCACCGCCGCGCCCTCCGTCACCGTGCGTGACCTGCGGGTCGAGCGCGGTGAACGCCCTGTACTCGGGGTCTCTGACCTGCAGGTTCCCGCCGGGTCGCACCTCGCCGTGGTGGGTCCGAGCGGCGCCGGCAAGTCGACGCTGCTGCTCGCGCTCGGCGGCCTGCTGCCCGCCGAGGGGGAGGTCCTCGTCGACGGGCGGGCGGTCTCCCGGGACGAGCTCGCCGCCGTGTGCTGCTACGTGCCGCAGCGGCCGGTGCTCTTCACCGGGACGCTCGCGGAGAACCTCGATCTCGCCGGTCACGGGTATCCCCCGAGCCACCTTCGTGAGGTGGCCGACGCCGTCGGGCTGAACTTCGACCTCGACCGGCCGATCTCCGAACGACGCGGGCTCTCGGGTGGCGAGACCGCCCGCGTGGCCATCGCCCGCGGCCTGCTCCAGGGCGCCGGCATCCTGCTTCTCGACGAGCCGACCGCGAATCTCGACCGGGACACCGCCGCCGCGGTGCGCGCGACCGCGAGGTCCACGGGCGCCACGATCATCGAGGTCACCCACCGTGTCGCCGAGACCGAGGACGTCGACGCCGTGGTCGCCGTCGTCGACGGCGAGCTGACCGACCCCGCCGCGTTCCTGGACGCGGCCCGTACCAGCGAGGAGGCCCTCCGATGA
- a CDS encoding MFS transporter — protein MAPNRTPPRAAWILLLVVMVPQLGLTLANPSNTAIAGELGTSVAAVEATLTVYMVGYAVSMFVSGTLADRFDATRLQALGLGLFAVGCVLAAFAPTVAFLGLSRFLQALGGTSTTVLCRIIVQRRYPADRRISVLTSMSMVISLTPSLSPLVGGLATRVLDWRALFLVLAVFAVALVPLILLLGGAVADNPRLPTPRRFAGALGQALSSASFRWYASAISLVWMTYFGFVSSSTTILQDLLGQPPVAYGALMAVPALGYLSGSMLVKRASDASRAVVRGLGLGVVGVAGALLLAVLGAFGMFGMFGATERPVFVVAAMAVTFIGVGATIPFTQAGLLGLELDYPGVAAGLFFFIQMAGGAAFSALVRALSLTTVPAFLVVLVIPQIVVTVMVLGGRAAATPK, from the coding sequence GTGGCCCCGAACCGCACACCGCCCAGGGCGGCCTGGATCCTGCTCCTGGTCGTCATGGTCCCGCAGCTCGGGCTGACGCTGGCCAACCCGTCGAACACGGCGATCGCGGGGGAGTTGGGCACCTCGGTCGCCGCCGTCGAGGCCACGCTGACCGTCTACATGGTCGGCTACGCGGTGAGCATGTTCGTCTCCGGGACACTCGCGGACCGGTTCGACGCGACCCGCCTGCAGGCGCTGGGGCTCGGACTCTTCGCCGTGGGCTGCGTGCTCGCCGCATTCGCGCCGACGGTCGCCTTCCTCGGCCTCAGCCGCTTCCTGCAGGCCCTGGGTGGCACCTCGACGACGGTGTTGTGCCGGATCATCGTGCAGCGCCGGTATCCGGCGGACCGCCGGATCAGCGTGCTGACCTCGATGTCCATGGTCATCTCGCTCACGCCGTCGCTGTCGCCGTTGGTCGGGGGACTGGCCACTCGGGTCCTCGACTGGCGCGCCCTCTTCCTGGTGCTCGCCGTCTTCGCGGTCGCGCTCGTCCCGCTCATCCTGCTGCTCGGCGGGGCAGTGGCGGACAACCCTCGGCTGCCCACGCCGCGGCGGTTCGCGGGGGCGCTCGGCCAGGCGCTCTCGTCCGCGAGTTTCCGTTGGTACGCAAGCGCGATCTCGCTGGTGTGGATGACCTACTTCGGCTTCGTCAGCTCGTCGACGACGATCCTGCAGGACCTGCTGGGGCAGCCGCCGGTGGCCTACGGCGCGCTCATGGCGGTCCCGGCGCTCGGGTATCTCTCCGGCAGCATGCTGGTCAAGCGTGCCTCGGACGCGTCCCGCGCCGTCGTCCGCGGGCTCGGACTCGGCGTCGTGGGCGTCGCCGGCGCGCTCTTGCTCGCGGTGCTCGGGGCGTTCGGGATGTTCGGGATGTTCGGGGCGACGGAGCGTCCCGTGTTCGTCGTCGCGGCGATGGCGGTGACGTTCATCGGCGTCGGGGCGACGATCCCGTTCACCCAGGCGGGGCTCCTGGGCCTCGAGCTCGATTACCCGGGCGTGGCCGCGGGGCTGTTCTTCTTCATCCAGATGGCCGGCGGGGCCGCGTTCTCGGCGCTGGTCCGGGCGCTCAGCCTCACGACGGTCCCGGCGTTCCTCGTCGTCCTCGTCATACCGCAGATCGTCGTGACGGTCATGGTGCTCGGCGGGAGAGCGGCAGCCACGCCGAAATGA
- the bioD gene encoding dethiobiotin synthase, with the protein MIIAVTGTGTDVGKTVTTAALAAFWAQRCPVTVVKPVQTGDDDDLAEVARMSGVSDTVRFARAPEPLAPVTAARRAGVELPPLDDVARRTRALDAPDSVVLVEGAGGLLVELGEGWTLADLAGRLGAPVVVATRTVLGSLNHLGLTLEALATRGLDCLGVVGSRVSPDPDLAERCTVAELREREDWLGELTDGAAQRPAAQLAAALDAERLLSRAAR; encoded by the coding sequence ATGATCATCGCGGTGACGGGAACGGGGACGGACGTGGGCAAGACGGTGACCACGGCGGCGCTGGCGGCGTTCTGGGCGCAGCGGTGCCCGGTGACCGTGGTCAAGCCGGTGCAGACCGGCGACGATGACGACCTCGCCGAGGTCGCCCGCATGAGCGGGGTGAGCGACACGGTCCGCTTCGCCCGCGCGCCCGAGCCGTTGGCGCCGGTGACGGCGGCGCGGCGTGCGGGCGTGGAACTGCCCCCGCTTGACGACGTCGCGCGACGCACCCGGGCGCTGGACGCGCCCGACTCCGTGGTGCTCGTCGAGGGCGCGGGCGGGCTGCTGGTCGAGCTCGGCGAGGGCTGGACGCTGGCGGACCTGGCCGGGCGGCTCGGCGCGCCGGTGGTGGTGGCCACCCGCACGGTGCTGGGCAGTCTCAACCACCTGGGGCTGACCCTCGAGGCGCTGGCCACCCGGGGCCTCGACTGCCTGGGTGTGGTCGGCTCCCGGGTCTCCCCCGACCCCGACCTGGCCGAACGCTGCACGGTCGCGGAGCTGCGTGAGCGGGAGGACTGGCTCGGCGAGCTGACCGACGGCGCCGCGCAGCGGCCGGCGGCACAGTTGGCGGCGGCGCTGGACGCCGAGCGGTTGCTTTCCCGCGCCGCCCGCTAA
- a CDS encoding RNA polymerase-binding protein RbpA produces the protein MADRVLRGSRMGAVSYETDRDHDLAPRQMVKYRTDSGEIFEVPFAEDAEIPESWLCKNGQMGTLVEGEGVESKPAKPPRTHWDMLRERRSIEELDELLEERIEHLRKRRRSAARLKAQKDKEEGKK, from the coding sequence ATGGCCGACCGCGTGCTCCGTGGCAGCCGCATGGGCGCCGTCTCCTACGAGACTGACCGCGACCACGACCTGGCTCCGCGCCAGATGGTGAAGTACCGCACCGACTCCGGCGAGATCTTCGAGGTCCCCTTCGCCGAAGACGCGGAGATCCCCGAGTCCTGGCTGTGCAAGAACGGCCAGATGGGCACCCTCGTCGAGGGCGAGGGCGTCGAGTCCAAGCCCGCCAAGCCGCCGCGCACCCACTGGGACATGCTGCGCGAGCGTCGTTCCATCGAGGAGCTCGACGAGCTGCTCGAGGAGCGCATCGAGCACCTGCGCAAGCGCCGCCGTTCCGCCGCGCGGCTGAAGGCGCAGAAGGACAAGGAGGAGGGCAAGAAGTAG
- a CDS encoding ABC transporter ATP-binding protein, translating to MIPRLLRLAGRARAQLTASAFFRVLSQAGTAGLIIFPAWVYSTRPDFGLGGFILGMVLFALLGAGCRWAEQVCGHSAAFRLLAGMRVSLYDALVARGAAPGGAAGGRVMAVATRDINLVEVFFAHTLAPTACAAVATVAALVWGAVDPAAGTGALVVLVACLALGWALPFIRRSGSESALRAEIAQRMSEDARGREEIASLGAGPARLRGLASVEDRLSRDVTATGLVNGLRRGLATIWPWLGAGLMWWATGSLTAVAVVLALGPVFDGVEGFARMLPIALSSARRYFAEIDRPVEIPEPADPRPLPDGPLGLRLESVSLGYGHGPVVDDLSLEVPAGGSLGVVGPSGGGKSTLVSALVRLLDPESGRVVLTGTDGEVDVRDVATRELRNAVGLVEQSPAILRGSVLDNLRMGQPELSEEDARRALVAAHAREISLDAQAQELSGGQQQRVGLARVLARSPRILILDEATSHQDALGQKELTDMLARLEDVTVIVVAHRRSALVHVDDVLEIAGRPKAAPHRPGH from the coding sequence ATGATCCCCCGACTTCTCCGTCTGGCCGGCCGCGCCCGCGCGCAGTTGACCGCCTCCGCCTTCTTCCGGGTGCTCTCGCAGGCGGGCACGGCGGGCCTCATCATCTTCCCCGCGTGGGTCTACTCGACACGCCCGGACTTCGGTCTCGGCGGCTTTATCCTCGGGATGGTGCTCTTCGCCCTGCTGGGTGCCGGCTGCCGCTGGGCCGAGCAGGTCTGTGGCCACTCCGCGGCATTCCGCCTGCTCGCGGGCATGCGGGTCAGCCTCTACGACGCCCTCGTGGCCCGCGGTGCCGCCCCCGGCGGGGCCGCCGGCGGTCGGGTGATGGCCGTGGCCACGCGCGACATCAACCTCGTCGAGGTGTTCTTCGCGCACACTCTCGCCCCCACGGCCTGCGCGGCGGTCGCCACCGTCGCGGCACTCGTCTGGGGCGCGGTCGATCCCGCCGCGGGCACGGGTGCCCTCGTGGTGCTCGTCGCCTGCCTCGCGCTCGGCTGGGCGCTGCCGTTCATCCGGCGCAGCGGCTCGGAGTCGGCTCTGCGAGCCGAGATCGCCCAGCGCATGAGCGAGGACGCCCGCGGTCGCGAGGAGATCGCCTCCCTGGGCGCGGGGCCGGCCCGCCTGCGCGGCCTCGCCTCGGTCGAGGACCGCCTGTCCCGCGACGTCACCGCGACCGGCTTGGTCAACGGCCTGCGTCGCGGGCTGGCCACCATCTGGCCCTGGCTGGGCGCCGGCCTTATGTGGTGGGCGACCGGCAGCCTGACCGCTGTCGCTGTCGTGCTGGCGCTCGGGCCCGTCTTCGACGGTGTCGAGGGCTTCGCCCGCATGCTGCCGATCGCCCTCAGTTCCGCGCGCCGGTACTTCGCCGAGATCGACCGGCCCGTCGAGATCCCCGAGCCCGCGGATCCCCGTCCACTTCCCGACGGTCCTCTGGGCCTGCGCCTCGAGTCGGTCTCCCTCGGTTACGGCCACGGCCCGGTGGTGGACGATCTCTCGCTGGAGGTCCCCGCCGGCGGCAGCCTCGGCGTCGTCGGCCCCTCGGGCGGCGGCAAGTCGACGCTGGTCTCGGCGCTGGTGCGTCTCCTGGACCCGGAGTCCGGGCGCGTGGTGCTCACCGGCACCGACGGCGAGGTCGACGTCCGCGACGTCGCGACCAGGGAGCTGCGCAACGCGGTCGGGCTCGTCGAGCAGTCGCCGGCCATCCTGCGTGGCAGCGTGCTCGACAACCTGCGCATGGGACAGCCCGAGCTCAGCGAGGAGGACGCCCGCCGTGCCCTCGTCGCCGCGCACGCCCGCGAGATTTCCCTCGACGCTCAGGCCCAGGAACTCTCCGGCGGACAGCAGCAGCGCGTCGGCCTCGCCCGGGTGCTCGCCCGCTCGCCGCGGATCCTCATCCTCGACGAGGCCACGAGCCACCAGGACGCGCTCGGCCAGAAGGAACTGACGGACATGCTCGCCCGCCTCGAGGACGTCACCGTCATCGTCGTCGCGCACCGCCGCAGCGCCCTCGTCCACGTCGACGACGTGCTCGAGATCGCCGGCCGCCCCAAGGCGGCCCCTCACCGTCCCGGTCACTGA
- a CDS encoding adenosylmethionine--8-amino-7-oxononanoate transaminase, translated as MSTEAWDAARIEAVDRRHVWHPYAPRARAESNVPVRSARGTRLTLADGREVIDGMSLWWSACHGHCHEHLREAAHRQIDTMSHVMFGGLTHQPAAELAERLVHFAGGGLDAVFYSDSGSVSVEVALKMALQCQRGRGLPRRDRFLTWRGGYHGDTQGPMSVTDPDGGMHSLWAGTLTPQVFVPAPPPRGSDGDTRAAYLAGVEREIRERNATEHGIAGIIVEPVVQGAGGMRFHDHELVRGLGEVCRRTGTLLILDEIATGFGRTGETLVCTAAGVHPDILCLGKALTGGFMSFAATMTTAEVAAAVDTPAGGGALMHGPTFMGNPLACAVSLAALDLTESGYWRERVPRIAALLTEGLAPLADDPNIADVRVLGAIGVVEGVTEWPAQATRTLLEHGVWLRPFGRLLYTMPPFVSTDEDVETITAAMRAVVGNQEVKA; from the coding sequence ATGAGCACAGAAGCATGGGACGCGGCACGCATCGAGGCCGTCGACCGCCGGCACGTCTGGCACCCCTACGCGCCGAGGGCGCGGGCGGAGTCGAACGTGCCGGTGCGCTCGGCGCGCGGAACGAGGCTGACACTCGCCGACGGCCGGGAGGTCATCGACGGCATGAGCTTGTGGTGGTCCGCCTGCCACGGGCACTGCCACGAGCACCTGCGCGAGGCCGCGCACCGCCAGATCGACACGATGAGCCACGTCATGTTCGGCGGGCTGACCCACCAGCCGGCCGCGGAGCTGGCCGAGCGCCTCGTCCACTTCGCCGGCGGCGGGCTCGACGCCGTCTTCTACTCCGACTCCGGCTCGGTCTCCGTCGAGGTCGCCCTCAAGATGGCGCTGCAGTGCCAGCGCGGGCGTGGACTCCCCCGGCGCGACCGGTTCCTCACCTGGCGCGGCGGCTACCACGGCGACACCCAGGGCCCGATGAGCGTGACCGACCCCGACGGCGGCATGCACTCGCTGTGGGCCGGCACCCTGACCCCGCAGGTCTTCGTGCCCGCTCCCCCGCCCCGCGGCAGTGACGGGGACACGCGCGCGGCCTACCTCGCCGGCGTCGAGCGCGAGATCCGCGAGCGCAACGCCACCGAGCACGGCATCGCCGGCATCATCGTCGAGCCCGTCGTCCAGGGCGCGGGCGGCATGCGCTTCCACGACCACGAGCTCGTCCGCGGCCTCGGGGAGGTCTGCCGGCGCACCGGGACGCTGCTCATCCTCGACGAGATCGCCACCGGGTTCGGGCGCACCGGCGAGACGCTCGTGTGCACCGCCGCCGGGGTCCACCCGGACATCCTCTGCCTGGGCAAGGCGCTGACCGGCGGGTTCATGAGTTTCGCGGCGACGATGACCACCGCGGAGGTGGCCGCCGCCGTCGACACCCCGGCCGGCGGCGGCGCGCTGATGCACGGGCCGACCTTCATGGGCAACCCGCTGGCCTGCGCGGTCTCACTGGCCGCGCTCGACCTCACCGAGTCCGGCTACTGGCGCGAGCGGGTCCCGCGCATCGCCGCGCTGCTCACCGAGGGCCTCGCGCCGCTCGCCGACGACCCGAATATCGCGGACGTGCGCGTCCTCGGGGCCATCGGCGTCGTCGAGGGCGTCACCGAGTGGCCGGCGCAGGCGACGCGGACCCTGCTCGAGCACGGCGTGTGGCTGCGCCCCTTCGGGCGGCTGCTCTACACGATGCCGCCCTTCGTCAGCACGGACGAGGACGTCGAGACAATCACCGCGGCGATGCGCGCGGTCGTCGGAAATCAGGAGGTCAAGGCATGA
- a CDS encoding YceI family protein, with product MLKNRKFVITAFVVAIVLIAVVGVVPAVISAFTGPGVKTEGLTDEHAKPAEVSLDGDWEVVRNRGDNATSVGFTFPELLPGDRRVTSGSTQQITGGVRVEDEKLVDGTVTVDMNTIESDNERRDINVRNKIFETDKFPTSEFRVTEPADLSGVPDDGNAGEVELTGELTIHGVTREVTAPFKVLRDRDRVVVSSTIPVNRLDYEVETPDFVAATIDEQGEINIRLTLRQP from the coding sequence ATGCTGAAGAACCGGAAGTTCGTGATCACCGCCTTCGTCGTGGCGATCGTGCTGATCGCCGTCGTCGGCGTGGTGCCCGCGGTCATATCCGCCTTCACCGGCCCCGGGGTCAAGACCGAGGGCCTGACCGACGAGCACGCCAAGCCCGCCGAGGTCAGCCTCGACGGCGACTGGGAGGTCGTGCGCAACCGCGGCGACAACGCCACCTCCGTCGGCTTCACCTTCCCGGAGCTCCTGCCCGGCGACCGCCGCGTGACCTCCGGGTCCACCCAGCAGATCACCGGCGGCGTGCGCGTCGAGGACGAGAAGCTCGTCGACGGCACCGTCACCGTCGACATGAACACCATCGAGTCCGACAACGAGCGCCGCGACATCAACGTCCGCAACAAGATCTTCGAGACGGACAAGTTCCCGACCTCCGAGTTCCGCGTCACCGAGCCCGCCGACCTCTCGGGGGTGCCCGACGACGGCAACGCCGGCGAGGTCGAGCTCACCGGCGAACTGACCATCCACGGCGTCACCCGCGAGGTCACCGCGCCGTTCAAGGTGCTGCGCGACCGCGATCGCGTCGTCGTCTCCTCGACGATCCCGGTCAACCGGCTCGACTACGAGGTCGAGACCCCCGACTTCGTCGCCGCCACCATCGACGAGCAGGGCGAGATCAACATCCGTCTGACCCTGAGGCAGCCCTGA
- a CDS encoding DNA glycosylase AlkZ-like family protein: MSVHVERAQVLGHRLRVQGLLPRSAACLGAFQDSPPSSAAQASAVRGVVNPRPVRTWAMRGAPFVFDAADLPVYTLGALPPTPEGRLRLIRGVGPHLAALGLSVDEARELVSAQLPEVLAGRRVAIDELGRELAAAVEPSLGASAVRVWRSEGPHAAGQPVGEAVVHFLLRLCCLRGELAFAPREGDKAPFALLTELIDDVPGVGVRADGAGAAAGAAARAELARRFLHVYAPANRGDFATWLGVRSKDAEGWSALADELVPVRYGGRRVYALEEDVAALESAADPAEAEAAEPGSTLCLLPSSDPYLQARDRATIAGEEHHKAIWRPVGAPGAVVVAGRVVGVWRPRTRSGRFTVRVFWFGSGGPGDAGSSVQKATGQAVGQAGQASSKVVEQASRKALEQACEREAHLLAEARGADLAGVVFEAQ; the protein is encoded by the coding sequence GTGTCCGTGCACGTGGAGCGGGCCCAGGTGCTGGGTCACCGCCTGCGTGTACAGGGGCTGCTGCCTCGCTCCGCGGCCTGCCTCGGCGCCTTCCAGGACAGCCCACCGTCGTCCGCCGCACAGGCGTCCGCCGTGCGCGGCGTCGTCAATCCCCGGCCCGTACGCACCTGGGCGATGCGGGGCGCGCCCTTCGTCTTCGACGCCGCCGACCTGCCCGTCTACACCCTCGGCGCGCTGCCGCCCACGCCCGAGGGCCGCCTGCGCCTGATCCGCGGCGTCGGCCCGCACCTCGCAGCGCTCGGGCTCTCGGTTGACGAGGCCCGCGAGCTCGTCTCCGCGCAGCTGCCGGAGGTGCTCGCCGGACGGCGCGTCGCCATCGACGAGCTCGGACGGGAGCTCGCCGCCGCCGTCGAACCGTCGCTCGGCGCCTCCGCTGTCCGGGTGTGGCGCTCGGAGGGCCCGCACGCGGCCGGCCAGCCCGTCGGCGAGGCCGTCGTCCACTTCCTGCTGCGCCTGTGCTGCCTGCGCGGCGAGCTCGCCTTCGCGCCCCGCGAGGGGGACAAGGCGCCGTTTGCGCTGCTCACCGAGTTGATTGACGACGTCCCGGGCGTCGGCGTCCGTGCCGACGGGGCGGGTGCTGCCGCCGGTGCTGCCGCACGCGCCGAGTTGGCGCGGCGCTTCCTGCACGTCTACGCGCCCGCCAACCGCGGCGACTTCGCGACGTGGCTGGGGGTGCGTTCGAAGGACGCGGAGGGGTGGTCGGCGCTCGCCGACGAGCTGGTGCCCGTGCGCTACGGCGGCCGGCGCGTCTACGCGCTCGAGGAGGACGTCGCGGCTCTGGAGTCGGCGGCGGATCCGGCGGAGGCCGAGGCGGCCGAGCCTGGGTCGACGCTGTGCCTGCTGCCGTCCTCGGACCCCTATCTGCAGGCTCGCGACCGCGCGACGATCGCGGGGGAGGAGCACCACAAGGCGATCTGGCGTCCGGTCGGCGCCCCGGGTGCGGTGGTCGTCGCCGGCCGGGTGGTCGGTGTCTGGCGGCCGCGCACGCGCTCGGGGCGGTTCACTGTGAGAGTTTTCTGGTTCGGCTCGGGTGGTCCCGGAGATGCCGGTAGTTCTGTACAGAAGGCCACGGGACAGGCCGTGGGGCAGGCGGGGCAGGCCTCGTCGAAGGTCGTGGAGCAGGCCTCGCGGAAAGCCTTGGAGCAGGCCTGCGAGCGCGAGGCGCACCTGCTGGCCGAGGCGCGGGGCGCTGATCTGGCGGGCGTGGTCTTCGAGGCGCAGTGA